A stretch of the Malus sylvestris chromosome 10, drMalSylv7.2, whole genome shotgun sequence genome encodes the following:
- the LOC126584281 gene encoding UDP-glycosyltransferase 91C1-like: MERKDEKKLHIAMFPWLAYGHLMPFLEVSKFLAQKGHQISFISTPQNINRLRSSSLSLLIDFVELPLPAVDGLPESVESTSQLPINKVPYLKKAYDLLKPAVTHFVQHSGVNWVVHDVICYWLPQVATQLGVNSVFFSIINATSLAFGGPPSELLGDKRRRPEDFTVVPEWFDYPSTVAYKLHEMVSHWDCMDDNVSDFQRLAVTVQDCNFVTIRSCTEVESDAVSLLRNLYGKPVVPLGLLPTSSAPHQPSGANDGADEKWEVLREWLENKKPNSVVYIALGTEVTLSQELMHELAHGIEKSGLPFIWVVNNRPLVEGALGSNILPLGFETRVDGRGFLWRGWAPQRKILGHISVGGFLTHCGWSSIIEALGFGRVLILFSGANSDQGLNARLMHEKQVGLEIPRDERDGSFTSDSVAELIRRVMVEKEGELVRANAWAMKEIFGNVELNKKCLDEFTRVLETWPAST, from the coding sequence ATGGAGCGCAAAGATGAGAAGAAACTTCACATCGCCATGTTCCCATGGCTAGCCTACGGCCACCTGATGCCATTTCTCGAGGTCTCCAAGTTCTTAGCTCAGAAAGGTCACCAAATCTCCTTCATCTCCACCCCCCAAAATATCAATCGCCTCCGGTCATCGTCCCTTTCCCTACTCATCGATTTCGTTGAGCTTCCTCTCCCCGCCGTCGACGGCTTACCTGAATCCGTCGAGTCCACCTCCCAGCTACCAATCAACAAAGTCCCCTACCTCAAAAAAGCCTACGACTTGCTCAAGCCTGCAGTCACGCATTTCGTCCAACACTCGGGCGTCAACTGGGTCGTCCACGACGTTATTTGCTACTGGCTGCCCCAAGTCGCCACTCAGCTCGGAGTCAACTCGGTCTTCTTCAGCATCATCAACGCCACTTCCTTAGCTTTCGGCGGTCCTCCGTCTGAGTTACTCGGTGATAAACGCCGGCGGCCAGAGGACTTTACGGTCGTTCCCGAGTGGTTCGACTATCCTTCCACCGTCGCTTATAAGCTGCACGAGATGGTGAGTCATTGGGATTGCATGGACGACAATGTCTCCGATTTTCAGAGGCTCGCGGTTACAGTTCAAGATTGTAATTTTGTGACTATACGGAGCTGCACCGAGGTTGAATCTGACGCGGTGAGTCTGCTCAGAAATTTATACGGCAAACCCGTTGTTCCACTCGGGCTGCTGCCGACCAGCTCAGCACCGCATCAGCCCAGCGGCGCTAACGATGGAGCGGATGAGAAGTGGGAAGTGTTGAGAGAGTGGCTCGAAAATAAGAAACCGAACTCGGTGGTTTACATCGCACTCGGCACCGAGGTGACTCTGAGTCAAGAGCTTATGCACGAGTTGGCTCACGGGATAGAGAAATCGGGGTTGCCCTTTATTTGGGTGGTCAACAATCGCCCGTTAGTGGAGGGCGCGTTGGGGTCTAATATCCTTCCACTCGGATTTGAAACCCGAGTGGACGGTCGGGGCTTTTTGTGGAGGGGTTGGGCCCCACAACGTAAGATTTTGGGTCATATCTCAGTTGGAGGATTCCTGACTCATTGCGGTTGGAGTTCAATTATTGAAGCATTAGGGTTTGGGagggttttgattttgttttcagGTGCAAATTCGGACCAAGGGTTGAACGCGAGACTAATGCACGAAAAGCAGGTTGGGTTGGAGATACCGAGGGACGAGCGAGATGGGTCGTTTACGAGTGACTCGGTGGCCGAGTTGATTAGGCGAGTGATGGTGGAGAAAGAGGGCGAGTTAGTACgggcaaatgcatgggccatgAAGGAGATATTTGGCAACGTAGAGTTGAACAAAAAGTGCTTGGACGAGTTCACTCGGGTCCTTGAAACTTGGCCCGCTTCAACTTAA
- the LOC126584282 gene encoding uncharacterized protein LOC126584282, which produces MEALRRPELKFPYPPSGKYYLVDLGYPHMNGYIGPYSDERYHLLEFRRGSQPRGEKEIFNQRHSSLRCIIERTFGVWKNRWTMIRLMRNFPFEKQVQIVVASMALHNFIRKHSMTNQEFQPYDDDDELLPPRHEEDHKDEEIVDKNFTHRREMDVERKRIANLLISS; this is translated from the exons ATGGAGGCCTTGAGAAGACCTGAATTGAAATTTCCTTATCCCCCTTCTG GCAAATATTATTTAGTTGATCTTGGATATCCACATATGAATGGATATATTGGACCTTATAGCGATGAACGATATCATCTTCTTGAATTTCGACGTGGGAGTCAGCCAAGAGGGGAAAAAGAGATATTTAATCAGAGGCATTCATCCCTAAGATGCATAATAGAAAGAACTTTTGGTGTTTGGAAAAATAGATGGACAATGATTCGTCTCATGCGTAACTTCCCTTTTGAAAAACAGGTACAAATTGTTGTTGCTTCAATGGCCTTACACAATTTTATTAGGAAGCATTCCATGACAAATCAAGAGTTCCAAccttatgatgatgatgatgagctACTTCCGCCTAGACATGAGGAAGATCATAAAGATGAAGAAATTGTTGATAAAAATTTTACTCATAGGCGAGAGATGGATGTTGAACGAAAAAGGATCGCTAATCTTCTTATATCTAGTTAA